A window of the Arachis duranensis cultivar V14167 chromosome 5, aradu.V14167.gnm2.J7QH, whole genome shotgun sequence genome harbors these coding sequences:
- the LOC107491373 gene encoding UDP-glycosyltransferase 74B1 gives MKNKPKGHVIVLPYPAQGHINPLLQFAKVLVTKGLKATLATTPYTINHIHEPTVAIEPISDGYDEGGFTHAPSVESYIESFRSAGSKTLSELIIKLRHSSCAVNCIVYDSMLTWALDVAKQFGIYGAVFLTNSASVCSIYWEMKLGNLFFPLEKWVFPISIPGLPPLGVSDLPSFVARPDDHKAYLDAIMGIFETLKNNDWVFCNTFQELESEALDGTWPVVPVGPMVPSAYLHQQNSEDTAYGATLWNPTINKSYMTWLGTKPPRSVVYVSFGSMATTTAKQAEEIANGLKASKKNFIWVVKESWEILPKGFMSGLGDAGLVVTWCNQLEVLAHPAVGCFVTHCGWNSVLEALSIGVPMVTVAQWSDQPTNAKLVEVVWGVGTRAEKDSDDVLSGKELEKCIGEVMDAEKSEDLKRNASKWSQSASRAASVGGTSDKNINEFVKILMLPKGENN, from the exons atgaagaacaaaccCAAAGGCCATGTGATAGTTCTTCCGTATCCAGCCCAAGGGCACATCAACCCGCTCCTCCAATTCGCAAAAGTTTTAGTCACCAAAGGCCTCAAGGCCACATTAGCCACAACCCCATACACAATCAACCACATACATGAACCAACCGTGGCTATTGAACCCATCTCAGATGGCTATGATGAGGGTGGCTTCACCCATGCTCCAAGCGTTGAATCCTACATTGAGTCCTTTAGATCAGCTGGTTCCAAAACATTATCAGAGCTTATAATTAAGTTGAGACACTCGTCATGTGCCGTGAACTGTATTGTATATGACTCTATGCTTACTTGGGCACTTGATGTGGCAAAACAGTTTGGTATCTATGGTGCTGTGTTCTTGACGAATTCTGCTTCTGTTTGTTCTATTTATTGGGAAATGAAACTGGGAAACTTGTTTTTTCCTTTGGAGAAATGGGTGTTTCCGATTTCAATTCCTGGGCTTCCTCCTCTAGGGGTTTCTGATTTGCCTAGCTTTGTTGCAAGACCTGATGATCACAAAGCTTATCTGGATGCTATCATGGGAATATTTGAGACTTTGAAGAACAATGACTGGGTATTCTGCAACACTTTTCAGGAACTCGAAAGTGAG GCTTTAGATGGTACATGGCCAGTTGTACCAGTAGGACCAATGGTTCCATCAGCATATCTACACCAACAAAATTCAGAAGACACAGCTTATGGAGCCACACTGTGGAATCCAACTATAAATAAAAGTTACATGACATGGTTAGGTACAAAGCCGCCAAGGTCTGTAGTTTATGTATCATTCGGAAGCATGGCAACAACAACAGCTAAACAAGCCGAAGAAATCGCAAACGGCTTAAAGGCCAGCAAGAAGAATTTCATATGGGTGGTGAAAGAATCTTGGGAGATATTACCAAAGGGGTTTATGAGTGGACTCGGTGATGCAGGGTTGGTGGTGACGTGGTGCAACCAATTGGAGGTGCTGGCTCACCCGGCCGTCGGCTGCTTTGTAACGCATTGTGGATGGAACTCAGTATTGGAGGCACTGAGTATAGGGGTGCCGATGGTCACGGTGGCTCAATGGAGTGATCAACCTACAAATGCTAAGCTTGTTGAAGTGGTGTGGGGAGTGGGAACAAGAGCTGAGAAGGATTCAGATGATGTTTTATCAGGCAAAGAATTGGAGAAGTGTATAGGAGAAGTTATGGACGCTGAAAAAAGTGAAGATTTAAAAAGAAATGCTTCTAAGTGGAGTCAAAGTGCTTCAAGAGCAGCTAGTGTAGGTGGGACTTCAGACAAAAATATCAATGAGTTTGTAAAGATCTTAATGTTACCTAAAGGGGAAAATAATTAA